A region of Desulfolithobacter dissulfuricans DNA encodes the following proteins:
- a CDS encoding HP0495 family protein codes for MQNNSCKPKIDYPCVWQYTVIGMDRQAVRAAVLEHVGDVEISLSDSMVSSGGRYISMKLELTVYSDYQRLRLYEVLAGHPDIKVVL; via the coding sequence ATGCAGAACAATTCCTGCAAACCAAAGATCGATTATCCCTGTGTCTGGCAGTATACGGTCATCGGCATGGACCGGCAAGCGGTCCGGGCCGCTGTTCTTGAGCATGTGGGCGATGTGGAGATTTCCCTGAGCGACTCCATGGTCAGCAGTGGCGGTCGCTATATCAGCATGAAGCTGGAATTGACCGTGTACAGTGATTACCAGCGGCTGCGCCTCTACGAGGTGCTGGCCGGTCATCCCGATATCAAGGTGGTGCTGTGA
- a CDS encoding GGDEF domain-containing protein, whose translation MKPRILIVSRHQKELQAHLGECDVTLTRTGRDGLSLLELPQPFDLILADLELADMEAKEFFRQARNLCRPVFIVLVTKDELARGIEAVNRWDIFSLLPLPCQPDMLELVLERAMAQARLLDREQKMRQRIRELTGVDALTGCYIHTVAETKLDSELARARRYNHHIGLLLCDIDHLQQINEQYGHRAGDRVLTGFAQAAREVTRQELDWICRWDGDCFLIVLPETPIQGARVVADRLRNLFDGFELPEGEPSFRLRATIGVTGFDPRQQEHHPDPASLLRAAEQCLNLAKELGGDQIHLCPKS comes from the coding sequence ATGAAACCGCGCATTCTCATCGTCAGCCGCCACCAGAAAGAGCTCCAGGCCCATCTCGGGGAGTGCGATGTCACCCTCACCCGCACCGGCAGGGATGGCCTTTCCCTGCTCGAACTGCCGCAACCGTTCGACCTGATCCTGGCCGACCTGGAGCTGGCGGACATGGAGGCAAAAGAGTTTTTCCGCCAGGCCCGCAACCTGTGCCGACCGGTTTTCATCGTCCTGGTGACAAAGGACGAACTTGCCCGGGGAATCGAAGCGGTCAACCGCTGGGATATCTTCTCCCTGCTGCCCCTGCCCTGCCAGCCCGACATGCTGGAGCTGGTCCTTGAACGGGCCATGGCCCAGGCCAGGCTTCTCGACAGGGAACAAAAGATGCGGCAGCGAATTCGAGAGCTGACCGGTGTCGACGCCCTGACCGGCTGTTATATCCATACCGTGGCCGAAACAAAGCTTGACTCAGAGCTGGCCCGGGCCAGGCGATACAACCATCATATCGGTCTGTTGCTCTGCGATATCGACCATCTCCAGCAGATCAACGAACAGTATGGTCACCGCGCCGGGGACAGGGTCCTGACCGGCTTTGCCCAGGCGGCCCGGGAGGTGACCAGACAGGAGCTCGACTGGATATGCCGCTGGGACGGGGACTGTTTCCTGATCGTACTCCCCGAGACACCGATCCAGGGTGCACGGGTCGTCGCCGACCGGTTGCGCAACCTGTTCGACGGATTCGAACTTCCGGAGGGCGAACCATCCTTCCGGCTCAGGGCCACCATTGGTGTCACCGGTTTCGATCCCCGCCAGCAGGAGCACCACCCTGATCCGGCAAGCCTGCTGCGCGCTGCCGAACAGTGCCTGAACCTGGCCAAGGAACTTGGCGGCGACCAGATCCACCTCTGCCCGAAGTCCTGA
- the nagZ gene encoding beta-N-acetylhexosaminidase, with amino-acid sequence MVESVFERLPLGQMFMVGFDGCRLEEDHPLREVIERQRVGGVILFDRNVDGRRQNIRSPAQLKGLTASLHDLSPAPLLVAVDQEGGRVCRLKERDGFLPSCTAAELGRHEADPHGPVLAMARELREMGINLNLAPVVDLDIYPENPIIGRHGRSFGADPDLVVAQARAFIQAHHRAGIACALKHFPGHGSSRGDTHLGFVDVTDTWQEKELEPFARLIDHGLADCVMTAHVVNRQLDPDGLPATLSPPVLTGLLRQRLGFDGVIISDDLQMGAISGQWSYREAVQRAVLAGVDLLIVGNNLIRQPDAVAEGILAIEELFDRGRLDVARISRSLERIEKLKKNIQERVHGGKTGNP; translated from the coding sequence ATGGTAGAATCTGTTTTTGAGAGACTACCCCTGGGCCAGATGTTCATGGTTGGCTTTGACGGCTGCCGGCTCGAGGAAGACCACCCATTGCGGGAGGTCATTGAAAGGCAGCGGGTGGGCGGAGTGATCCTCTTTGACCGCAATGTGGACGGGCGGCGGCAGAATATCCGTTCGCCCGCCCAGCTCAAGGGTTTGACAGCCTCGCTTCACGATCTTTCCCCGGCCCCCCTGCTCGTTGCCGTGGATCAGGAGGGTGGCCGGGTCTGCCGTCTGAAGGAAAGGGACGGTTTCCTGCCCTCATGCACTGCGGCCGAGCTTGGCCGACACGAGGCCGATCCCCATGGTCCGGTCCTGGCCATGGCCAGGGAGTTGCGGGAGATGGGGATCAATCTTAACCTGGCGCCGGTGGTTGATCTGGATATCTATCCGGAAAATCCCATTATCGGTCGCCATGGACGCAGTTTTGGCGCTGATCCGGACCTGGTGGTTGCCCAGGCCCGGGCCTTCATCCAGGCGCACCACCGGGCCGGGATAGCCTGTGCCCTCAAGCATTTTCCCGGTCACGGCAGTTCCCGGGGCGACACCCATCTTGGGTTTGTCGATGTGACCGACACCTGGCAGGAAAAGGAGCTTGAGCCCTTTGCCCGCCTGATCGATCATGGGCTGGCCGACTGCGTCATGACCGCCCATGTGGTCAACCGGCAACTTGATCCCGACGGGTTGCCGGCCACCCTGTCGCCGCCGGTCCTTACCGGCCTGCTCCGGCAGCGGCTGGGCTTTGACGGGGTCATCATCTCCGATGATCTGCAGATGGGGGCCATCAGCGGGCAGTGGAGTTATCGGGAGGCGGTGCAGCGGGCCGTGCTGGCCGGGGTGGATCTGCTCATTGTCGGCAACAATCTCATCCGTCAGCCGGACGCGGTGGCGGAGGGGATCCTGGCGATAGAGGAACTGTTTGACCGGGGCAGGCTGGACGTTGCCCGCATCAGCCGCTCCCTCGAGCGGATTGAAAAGTTAAAAAAGAACATACAGGAGAGAGTCCATGGAGGCAAAACAGGAAACCCATAA
- a CDS encoding Gfo/Idh/MocA family protein: MEKIRVGVIGVGYLGRFHAQKYAAMEDVDLVGVVDVNPDQAQKVARECGTQAFTDYLDLLGRIDAVSIVVPTVHHHAVAMACLEHNLDVLVEKPITTTVEEADELIDLAEKKDRVLQVGHLERFNPAVMAMQPLLHNPLFIEAHRISVFKNRGTDVDVILDLMIHDIDIILSIIKAPIKTIHTVGAPVITPLTDIANARIIFENGCTANVTVSRISMDNIRRMRIFQPGTYLSVDFSEKEVMAIRLKKGVRNGLPLPDISKYGFKDRDILEMELRDFIHNVRDRSRPRVSGHEGRRALAVALQVVAQVNENRARVEEMLGGETDFSGLES; encoded by the coding sequence GTGGAAAAGATCAGGGTTGGCGTAATCGGAGTCGGTTATCTTGGCCGGTTCCATGCCCAGAAATACGCGGCCATGGAGGATGTTGACCTTGTCGGAGTGGTCGACGTCAATCCGGACCAGGCCCAAAAGGTGGCCAGGGAATGTGGAACTCAGGCGTTTACCGATTATCTTGACCTGCTCGGCAGGATCGATGCGGTCTCCATTGTCGTACCCACGGTGCATCACCATGCGGTGGCCATGGCATGCCTGGAGCACAACCTCGATGTGCTGGTGGAAAAACCGATCACCACCACGGTCGAGGAAGCGGACGAGCTGATCGATCTGGCCGAAAAAAAAGACCGGGTCCTGCAGGTGGGGCACCTGGAGCGGTTCAACCCTGCGGTAATGGCAATGCAGCCACTGCTCCACAACCCGCTTTTCATCGAAGCCCACCGGATCTCGGTCTTCAAAAACCGGGGCACGGACGTGGATGTGATCCTGGACCTGATGATCCATGACATCGATATCATTCTCTCCATCATCAAGGCGCCCATCAAGACCATCCACACGGTCGGGGCACCGGTCATCACCCCGCTCACTGACATTGCCAATGCCCGGATCATCTTTGAAAACGGCTGCACGGCCAACGTGACGGTAAGCCGCATCTCCATGGACAATATCCGCCGCATGCGCATCTTCCAGCCCGGCACCTATCTGTCGGTGGACTTCAGCGAAAAGGAAGTCATGGCCATCCGCCTGAAAAAAGGGGTCCGGAACGGACTGCCCCTGCCCGATATCAGCAAGTATGGTTTCAAGGACCGGGACATCCTGGAGATGGAACTCAGGGATTTTATCCATAACGTCCGGGATCGCTCCCGGCCCCGGGTTTCCGGCCATGAGGGTCGGCGGGCTCTGGCCGTGGCCCTGCAGGTGGTGGCCCAGGTCAATGAAAACCGGGCCAGGGTCGAGGAGATGCTGGGCGGCGAAACGGATTTTTCCGGCCTGGAGAGCTGA
- the lpxB gene encoding lipid-A-disaccharide synthase: protein MAGCSTADTSRPVMIVTGEASGDMHGARLVEAMRQRRPELSFCGMGGEALERAGVEMLYDAARISVVGLTEIMSHLGDILRARRTLIRAMETRHPALLILIDFPDFNLMLAARARKLGIPIFYYISPQVWAWRSGRVRKIGRLADRIGVILPFEKEFYARRGVEVDFVGHPLVDNVHPSMERSGFLADQGIEESRKIVGLLPGSRYREIDSLLPDFLAAARMLDHRNITFLLPRAPTISRQLLEECGVSRYQGELDIRIIEENRYDLMAACDAAIAASGTVTLELAILGVPTVTCYRLSPRTYQLGRLLIKLDHFSLVNLIGGREIIPELLQDQVTPENIAREIKPLLEDTPRRRTMLAGLTEVRDRLGSPGASERAAEIALQLLEQCVEDRRCVADRRCVEDRRQEQDLKRDDETTPVPLVIDGTLDLHAFRPEDVKEVVCEYLEECRRRDIYQVRIIHGKGKGVLRRIVHSVLEHHEQVAGFRLAGEDGGSWGATLVDLRQGEQRPASAPPDRT, encoded by the coding sequence TTGGCCGGGTGCTCGACAGCAGATACCTCCAGGCCGGTCATGATCGTCACCGGCGAGGCCTCGGGCGACATGCACGGCGCCCGACTGGTCGAAGCCATGAGGCAGCGCAGGCCCGAACTGTCCTTTTGCGGCATGGGCGGCGAGGCCCTGGAACGGGCCGGGGTGGAGATGCTCTACGACGCCGCCAGGATCTCCGTGGTCGGGCTCACCGAAATTATGAGCCACCTGGGCGATATCCTGCGGGCGCGCCGGACCCTGATCCGGGCCATGGAAACCAGGCACCCGGCGCTCCTCATACTGATTGACTTTCCTGACTTCAACCTCATGCTGGCCGCCAGGGCCAGAAAGCTCGGCATTCCCATCTTTTATTACATCAGCCCCCAGGTGTGGGCCTGGCGCAGTGGCCGGGTCAGGAAAATAGGCCGACTTGCCGACCGGATCGGGGTCATTCTCCCCTTTGAAAAGGAATTTTATGCCAGGCGCGGGGTTGAGGTGGACTTTGTCGGCCATCCGCTGGTGGACAATGTGCACCCATCCATGGAGCGGAGCGGTTTCCTGGCCGATCAGGGCATCGAGGAGTCGCGGAAGATTGTCGGCCTGCTGCCGGGCAGCCGCTACAGGGAAATCGATTCCCTGCTGCCGGATTTTCTCGCTGCCGCCCGGATGCTTGACCACCGGAACATCACCTTTCTCCTGCCCAGGGCCCCGACCATCAGCAGGCAACTGCTTGAAGAGTGCGGAGTGTCCCGCTACCAGGGAGAGCTGGACATCCGGATCATCGAGGAGAACCGGTATGACCTGATGGCCGCCTGTGACGCCGCCATCGCCGCCTCGGGTACGGTAACCCTGGAACTGGCCATCCTCGGGGTGCCCACGGTAACCTGCTACCGCCTTTCACCGCGCACCTATCAGCTGGGCCGGCTGCTCATCAAGCTGGACCATTTTTCCCTGGTCAACCTCATCGGCGGCCGCGAGATCATCCCGGAGCTGCTCCAGGACCAGGTCACCCCGGAAAACATTGCCCGGGAAATCAAGCCGCTGCTGGAAGACACCCCCCGCCGCCGAACCATGCTTGCCGGCCTGACCGAAGTGCGGGACAGGCTTGGCAGCCCCGGGGCCTCGGAACGGGCGGCGGAGATCGCCCTCCAACTGCTTGAGCAGTGTGTCGAAGACAGACGGTGTGTCGCAGACAGACGGTGTGTCGAAGACAGACGACAGGAACAGGATCTGAAGCGGGACGATGAAACCACTCCGGTTCCCCTGGTCATTGACGGGACCCTGGACCTGCACGCCTTTCGGCCCGAGGATGTCAAAGAGGTGGTGTGCGAATACCTGGAAGAGTGCCGGCGACGGGACATCTACCAGGTCCGGATCATCCACGGCAAGGGCAAGGGGGTTCTGCGGCGCATTGTCCACAGTGTTCTTGAACATCACGAACAGGTCGCCGGCTTCCGCCTGGCCGGTGAGGATGGCGGTTCCTGGGGCGCTACGCTGGTGGATCTTCGGCAGGGGGAGCAGAGGCCTGCATCGGCGCCACCAGACCGTACCTGA
- a CDS encoding NINE protein, with the protein MEAKQETHNLVVGYILWAFGFLGAHRFYFGRPISGTIYFFTLGLFLIGWLVDLFLIPKMEREAEIRYIPGPIDYNVAWLLLVFLGFFGIHRMYMGKWLTGILYLLTAGLFGIGYIYDMWTLNDQITLINGRAGGGS; encoded by the coding sequence ATGGAGGCAAAACAGGAAACCCATAACCTGGTGGTGGGGTACATACTCTGGGCCTTTGGCTTTTTAGGGGCCCATCGTTTTTACTTCGGCCGGCCCATTTCCGGGACCATCTATTTCTTCACTCTGGGCCTGTTTCTCATCGGCTGGCTGGTGGATCTTTTTCTCATTCCTAAAATGGAACGGGAGGCGGAGATCCGCTACATTCCAGGGCCGATCGATTACAATGTTGCCTGGCTGCTCCTGGTGTTTCTCGGTTTTTTCGGGATCCACCGCATGTACATGGGTAAATGGCTGACCGGCATTCTCTATCTGCTGACCGCCGGCCTGTTCGGCATCGGCTATATCTATGACATGTGGACCTTGAACGATCAGATCACCCTGATAAACGGCCGGGCAGGGGGAGGAAGTTGA
- a CDS encoding ABC transporter ATP-binding protein: MLELKKINTYYGNIQALHDISLSVEEGEIITLIGANGAGKSTTLMSISGIVPPRTGEIIFQGKPIHELPPDKIVALGICQVPEGRHIFPDLTVAENLDMGAFLRRDKQGIKEDLEYIYALFPILAKRRNQPGGNLSGGEQQMLAISRALMARPQLLLLDEPSMGLAPLVTRQIFDIIKKINEEQNTTIFLVEQNANLALKVADRGYVLETGRITMHDDAGALLINEDVKKAYLGI; the protein is encoded by the coding sequence ATGCTTGAATTAAAAAAAATCAACACCTATTACGGTAACATCCAGGCCCTGCACGACATCAGCCTGTCGGTGGAGGAGGGCGAGATCATCACCCTGATCGGGGCCAACGGGGCCGGCAAGTCCACCACTCTCATGTCCATCTCCGGCATTGTTCCGCCCCGTACCGGCGAGATCATTTTCCAGGGCAAGCCCATCCACGAGCTGCCACCGGACAAAATTGTGGCCCTTGGCATCTGCCAGGTACCGGAAGGTCGCCATATCTTTCCCGACCTGACCGTGGCGGAAAACCTGGATATGGGTGCTTTTCTGCGCCGGGATAAACAGGGCATCAAAGAGGATCTTGAGTATATCTACGCCCTCTTCCCCATCCTGGCCAAGCGGAGAAACCAGCCTGGCGGCAACCTTTCCGGTGGCGAGCAGCAGATGCTCGCCATTTCCCGGGCCCTGATGGCCAGGCCGCAACTGCTGCTCCTCGATGAACCTTCCATGGGGCTTGCTCCGCTTGTTACCCGGCAGATTTTTGATATCATCAAGAAAATCAACGAGGAACAGAACACGACCATTTTCCTGGTGGAACAGAACGCCAACCTGGCATTGAAGGTGGCGGACCGGGGATATGTGCTTGAAACCGGCCGGATAACCATGCACGATGATGCCGGCGCTCTCCTGATCAACGAGGATGTCAAAAAAGCCTATCTCGGAATTTAA
- a CDS encoding ABC transporter ATP-binding protein, protein MTTSQPILEVTGLTMDFGGIRALDSLDLQVREGEIVALIGPNGAGKTTFFNCLTGIYKPTGGDLLLTPPGQKTRRLNGLKPNKVTQQGLARTFQNIRLFPNMTVLENVMIARHCRTRAKVLGAIFRDRRTREEERQIVELSYSILEKMGLESWVNEFAKNLPYGAQRRLEIARALATEPILLLLDEPAAGMNPQETKELDDLISEIRDDGLSILLIEHDMKLVMSLSDHIFVMDYGKKIAEGNPEEIRTNPDVIKAYLGEDVTDA, encoded by the coding sequence ATGACAACATCACAACCGATTCTAGAAGTAACCGGACTGACCATGGATTTTGGTGGTATCCGGGCCCTGGACAGCCTGGACCTGCAGGTCAGAGAGGGAGAAATCGTGGCACTGATCGGGCCCAACGGCGCAGGCAAGACCACCTTCTTCAACTGCCTGACCGGGATCTACAAACCCACCGGCGGCGACCTGCTCCTGACTCCGCCCGGCCAGAAAACCAGGCGGCTCAACGGTCTCAAGCCAAATAAGGTAACCCAGCAGGGTCTGGCCCGGACCTTCCAGAACATCCGGCTCTTTCCCAACATGACCGTGCTGGAAAATGTCATGATCGCCCGCCATTGCCGGACCCGGGCCAAGGTGCTCGGCGCCATCTTCCGCGACCGCAGGACCCGGGAGGAAGAGCGCCAGATCGTCGAGCTGAGCTATTCCATCCTGGAAAAGATGGGCCTTGAATCGTGGGTCAACGAATTTGCCAAGAACCTGCCCTACGGAGCCCAGCGGCGACTGGAGATCGCCCGGGCCCTGGCCACGGAGCCCATTCTCCTCCTGCTCGATGAACCTGCAGCGGGAATGAATCCCCAGGAAACCAAGGAACTTGACGACCTGATATCGGAGATACGTGACGATGGCCTCTCCATCCTCCTCATCGAGCACGACATGAAGCTGGTCATGAGCCTGTCGGACCATATTTTTGTTATGGATTACGGGAAGAAAATCGCAGAAGGCAACCCGGAAGAGATCCGGACCAATCCCGACGTGATCAAGGCGTATCTTGGAGAGGACGTGACAGATGCTTGA